The proteins below are encoded in one region of Prevotella melaninogenica ATCC 25845:
- a CDS encoding S41 family peptidase — translation MNQSKNNHFMPLLMALCVVVGILIGTFYANHFSGNRLNIINSGSSRLSNLLHIIDDQYVDSVNIDELVDKAIPEILSELDPHSVYISAKDVQLATDDLKGSFSGVGIEFTIRQDTLRIQNVIKDGPADKAGLLAGDKVVSINGKSFVGKDVTNEEAMHRLKGPKDSKVKIGVKRYGEKGVKMFTVTRGDIAVKSVSAAYMLNDTTGYIRIKSFGERTYAEMLAALQTLNIRGADHLVIDLRDNGGGILESAVQMANEFLPKNRLIVYTQGRKSPRVNYRSDGKGSYQHIPMVVLINEGSASAAEIFAGAMQDNDRATIVGRRSFGKGLVQQQIQFNDGSLIRLTIARYYTPSGRCIQKPFKPGDNADYENDILTRYQHGEFFSQDSIKHEGPAYHTVNGRTVYGGGGITPDIFVPEDTSKVTSYYKEAVMSGLILQYAFNYTDSNRKKLSSFGEMKPLANYLEHQNLVGDFVNFAEKNGLRRRNLMIMRSHSLLQDYLNSRIIYNILDEQAWIEYVNRDDATVKEAIRVFHMPSLLLLKPKQKALKHSDSLRKTTPLRR, via the coding sequence ATGAATCAGAGTAAAAACAATCATTTCATGCCGTTACTGATGGCACTATGTGTTGTCGTCGGTATTCTTATTGGTACTTTCTATGCCAATCATTTCTCAGGTAATCGTCTAAATATCATTAATAGTGGTAGTAGTCGACTTAGTAATCTGTTGCATATCATCGATGATCAGTATGTTGATTCTGTTAATATCGATGAACTTGTTGATAAGGCTATTCCTGAGATTCTGTCAGAGCTTGACCCACATTCTGTCTATATCAGTGCAAAGGATGTGCAGCTGGCTACGGATGACTTGAAGGGCTCTTTCTCAGGTGTTGGAATTGAATTTACTATTCGTCAAGATACATTGCGTATACAGAATGTTATCAAGGATGGACCCGCAGATAAGGCTGGTTTGTTAGCAGGTGACAAGGTTGTTAGTATCAATGGTAAATCGTTTGTTGGTAAAGATGTTACAAATGAGGAAGCTATGCACCGCCTTAAGGGTCCAAAGGATTCGAAGGTAAAGATTGGTGTTAAGCGATATGGTGAAAAGGGAGTAAAGATGTTCACGGTAACACGTGGTGATATTGCTGTGAAGAGTGTCTCTGCTGCATATATGCTTAATGATACAACAGGTTATATTCGTATCAAGAGTTTTGGTGAAAGAACTTATGCGGAGATGTTAGCAGCTTTGCAAACTCTCAATATTCGGGGTGCAGATCACTTGGTTATTGACCTTCGTGATAATGGAGGTGGTATCTTGGAGTCTGCTGTACAGATGGCTAATGAGTTCCTTCCAAAGAATCGTCTGATTGTATATACACAAGGTAGAAAGAGTCCTCGTGTTAATTATCGTAGTGATGGTAAGGGAAGCTATCAGCATATTCCAATGGTTGTACTTATCAATGAGGGTTCGGCTTCTGCTGCAGAGATCTTCGCTGGTGCTATGCAAGATAACGATCGTGCAACGATTGTTGGTCGTCGTTCCTTTGGTAAGGGATTGGTACAGCAGCAAATTCAGTTTAATGATGGCAGTTTGATTCGATTGACGATAGCACGTTATTATACTCCTTCAGGACGTTGTATCCAAAAGCCATTCAAGCCTGGTGATAATGCTGACTATGAAAATGATATTCTCACACGTTATCAGCATGGTGAGTTCTTCTCTCAGGATAGTATAAAACATGAGGGACCAGCTTATCATACAGTAAACGGACGTACCGTATATGGTGGCGGTGGTATTACGCCAGACATCTTTGTACCAGAGGATACATCAAAGGTAACTTCTTATTATAAGGAAGCTGTGATGAGTGGACTTATCCTTCAGTATGCTTTCAATTATACTGATAGTAACAGAAAGAAACTCAGTAGCTTTGGGGAAATGAAACCATTGGCAAACTACTTGGAGCATCAGAACCTTGTAGGTGACTTCGTTAACTTTGCAGAAAAGAACGGATTGCGCAGACGTAATCTCATGATTATGCGTTCACACTCACTTCTGCAGGATTATCTTAACAGTCGCATCATTTATAATATACTTGATGAACAGGCTTGGATAGAGTATGTGAACCGTGACGATGCAACTGTAAAAGAGGCTATCAGAGTGTTCCATATGCCTTCTCTACTTTTGCTTAAACCAAAGCAGAAGGCTCTGAAGCATTCTGATTCCCTACGTAAAACAACCCCTCTACGCCGATGA
- a CDS encoding Crp/Fnr family transcriptional regulator, with translation MLQLYDKLLELPLFIGISTNELSDIVGQTKFGFHKLIADKPLVSMDDKCTQLFFLMNGTLRVISHADNHRYRIEEELSAPAVIQPEHFFGLMQRYTKDFIAQTDCSLLSLDKSEVLRLLDNYLIFRLNLLNSISMQAQRMSHIPWRQQPSDIRQQFVNFLRLRCLTQAGRKVLRITMEDLAQELHQSRLNISRMLNALQRDGLLTMSRGIITIPQLETLRG, from the coding sequence ATGCTCCAACTCTACGATAAACTTCTCGAACTGCCACTTTTCATCGGTATTAGTACGAATGAATTGTCAGATATCGTAGGACAAACAAAGTTTGGCTTTCATAAACTTATTGCAGACAAACCGCTTGTAAGCATGGATGATAAATGTACACAGCTATTCTTTCTAATGAATGGTACACTTCGTGTGATAAGTCATGCTGACAACCATCGTTATCGAATAGAGGAAGAATTGTCGGCACCAGCAGTTATTCAGCCCGAACACTTCTTCGGACTTATGCAACGCTATACAAAGGATTTTATAGCGCAGACAGATTGTAGTCTGCTTTCGTTGGATAAGTCAGAGGTGTTACGTCTACTTGATAATTATCTTATTTTCCGCCTTAATCTTCTCAATAGTATTTCTATGCAAGCACAGCGAATGAGTCATATCCCATGGAGGCAACAGCCCAGTGACATACGCCAGCAGTTTGTTAATTTTTTACGTCTTCGCTGTCTTACACAAGCAGGTCGTAAAGTGTTAAGGATAACGATGGAAGACCTTGCTCAAGAGTTACATCAAAGTCGTCTTAATATCTCTCGTATGCTCAATGCTTTACAACGTGATGGGCTGTTAACAATGAGTAGGGGAATCATTACTATTCCGCAGTTGGAAACCTTAAGAGGATAG
- a CDS encoding dCMP deaminase family protein has protein sequence MNNEHISKHSSASSSVEGRGKAAVDYRYLRMARIWAENSYCKRRQVGALVVKDKMIISDGYNGTPSGFENICEDESGVTKPYVLHAEANAITKLARSGNNSEGSTLYVTASPCIECAKLIIQAGIRRVVYAEKYRLTDGIDLLTRAGVEVEYKSLEDGSSSSSASL, from the coding sequence ATGAATAACGAACATATATCAAAACACTCATCAGCATCTTCTTCTGTAGAGGGAAGAGGTAAGGCTGCTGTTGACTATCGTTACCTTCGTATGGCACGTATTTGGGCTGAGAATTCTTATTGCAAACGACGTCAGGTAGGTGCCTTGGTTGTGAAGGATAAGATGATTATTAGCGATGGCTATAACGGTACACCGAGTGGTTTTGAAAATATATGTGAGGATGAATCTGGCGTAACAAAGCCATACGTCCTCCACGCTGAAGCCAATGCTATTACGAAACTTGCCCGAAGTGGTAATAATAGTGAAGGTTCAACGCTTTACGTAACAGCTTCTCCTTGTATTGAATGTGCAAAGCTCATTATTCAGGCAGGTATTCGACGAGTTGTTTATGCCGAGAAGTATCGTCTTACTGACGGTATAGATTTGCTGACAAGAGCTGGAGTTGAAGTAGAGTATAAAAGTCTTGAGGATGGCAGTAGTTCTTCTTCAGCGTCTTTATAA
- a CDS encoding response regulator transcription factor: MNMGRPKIAIVDANTLVVLGLKQLLQNVMPIMTVDSFSSFQEFEKAQPNLYYHYFVSQVIVLENRQFFSQCIHKTIVLTITKDPNAQLSGFHSFCINVPEDELVKAILKIVQYGHSGGKNLPELPQVLKNKILSNREIEVLSLIVQGLINKEIAEKLNISLTTVITHRKNIMDKLGMKSVSALTIYAVMHGYIDINKI, encoded by the coding sequence ATGAATATGGGACGTCCCAAGATAGCGATAGTTGATGCTAACACACTTGTTGTGTTAGGATTGAAGCAGCTATTACAGAATGTTATGCCTATCATGACTGTTGATTCTTTTTCAAGCTTCCAGGAGTTCGAAAAGGCACAGCCAAATTTGTATTATCATTATTTTGTGTCACAAGTAATTGTCTTAGAAAATAGACAATTCTTCTCTCAATGTATCCACAAGACCATTGTTCTGACTATTACTAAGGACCCAAATGCACAGCTTTCTGGTTTCCATAGTTTTTGTATTAATGTTCCAGAGGATGAACTTGTCAAGGCTATTCTGAAGATAGTACAGTATGGTCACTCTGGTGGTAAGAACTTACCAGAACTCCCTCAAGTATTAAAGAATAAGATCTTAAGCAATCGTGAGATAGAGGTTTTGTCTTTGATAGTTCAAGGATTGATTAACAAAGAGATTGCTGAGAAGTTGAATATCAGTCTTACAACAGTTATTACTCACCGCAAGAATATTATGGACAAGCTTGGAATGAAGAGTGTGTCAGCCTTGACCATCTATGCAGTGATGCATGGTTATATTGATATCAATAAGATTTAA
- a CDS encoding LuxR C-terminal-related transcriptional regulator has product MKNQKMYEPDDKMIYLIRDNYDLLQSLGSFGISLGFGDKTVREVCDEQNVDTYTFLAVVNFTINGYKAFDDVDRLSIPTLMQYLRASHTYYLEYKLPFIRKELCASLDETDNLARLILRLYDEYAHSIHNHMQYEEKNVFPYVDSLLKGEANDTYDVETYSKHHSQTDVKLRELKSIIIKYLPSDAHHNNRLTATLYDIYNCEAWLEQHALVEEEIFIPVIRRLEQKSKQNDVSVKISNMITQNPVSNEVLSDREKDVIVAVAQGMTNKEIADHLCISTNTVITHRRNIARKLQIHSPAGLTIYAIVNNLVDISSVKL; this is encoded by the coding sequence ATGAAGAATCAGAAAATGTACGAGCCCGATGATAAGATGATTTATCTTATCAGAGATAATTACGACCTGTTACAGAGCTTAGGGAGCTTTGGTATCAGCTTGGGCTTTGGTGATAAAACCGTGAGAGAGGTTTGTGATGAACAGAATGTAGACACTTATACATTCCTGGCTGTAGTTAATTTTACTATAAACGGATATAAGGCTTTTGATGATGTAGACAGATTGTCGATTCCAACCCTTATGCAATACTTACGAGCAAGTCATACTTATTACCTTGAATATAAGTTACCTTTCATACGTAAAGAGTTGTGTGCTTCTTTGGATGAAACGGATAATCTTGCCCGTCTTATTCTCCGCCTCTATGATGAGTATGCTCATTCTATCCATAATCACATGCAATATGAGGAGAAGAATGTGTTTCCATATGTTGATAGCCTGCTGAAGGGTGAGGCAAATGATACATACGATGTTGAGACTTATTCTAAGCATCATAGCCAAACAGACGTGAAGTTACGTGAATTGAAGAGTATTATCATCAAGTATTTGCCTTCCGATGCGCATCATAACAACCGTCTTACTGCTACATTATATGACATATATAACTGCGAAGCATGGCTTGAACAGCATGCTTTGGTAGAAGAAGAAATCTTTATTCCAGTAATCAGACGCTTAGAACAAAAGAGTAAGCAAAATGATGTAAGTGTAAAGATTTCGAACATGATTACACAGAATCCTGTGTCAAACGAGGTTCTTAGTGATCGTGAAAAGGATGTAATTGTGGCAGTTGCACAAGGAATGACAAACAAGGAAATAGCTGACCATCTGTGTATTTCAACTAACACGGTGATTACGCATCGACGTAATATCGCTCGTAAGCTGCAAATACATTCACCAGCAGGATTGACAATCTATGCAATTGTTAATAATCTTGTGGATATCAGTAGCGTGAAACTTTAA
- a CDS encoding 5-formyltetrahydrofolate cyclo-ligase produces MIQFDKNSLRKEVRTRKKQFSTEELIKESRPLIQRVLNHPRLQSAKTVFLYNSLPDEVYTHDLIKQLHNEGMTILLPVVISDTEMELRLYRNPNSFETSSYGILEPIGEAFTDFSSIEFALIPGMAFDKERNRLGRGKGYYDRFLPLLTNAYKVGICFPFQFLPNIPTEETDIKVDECIY; encoded by the coding sequence ATGATACAGTTTGATAAAAACTCCTTACGGAAAGAAGTGAGGACACGTAAGAAACAGTTTTCTACAGAAGAATTGATAAAGGAGTCACGTCCACTTATACAGCGAGTACTCAATCACCCACGCCTTCAAAGTGCTAAGACAGTTTTTCTGTATAATTCGCTGCCTGATGAGGTCTATACACATGACCTCATCAAGCAACTTCATAATGAAGGAATGACTATTCTTCTTCCTGTTGTCATCAGTGATACCGAAATGGAACTTCGACTCTATCGTAATCCAAATTCCTTTGAAACGAGTAGTTATGGAATACTTGAGCCTATAGGTGAAGCTTTTACGGATTTCTCTTCTATAGAATTTGCGCTCATTCCAGGCATGGCTTTTGATAAGGAACGGAATCGTCTTGGACGTGGAAAAGGTTATTATGACCGTTTTCTTCCTTTGCTCACAAATGCATATAAGGTTGGTATCTGTTTTCCTTTTCAGTTCCTTCCAAACATACCAACTGAAGAGACAGATATAAAGGTTGATGAATGTATCTACTAA
- a CDS encoding replication initiation protein, which translates to MTTDKTAIRKVTRKRGAKAQKAPLKSRTISNDLIPIEEETWLLQPIAVTMMRHDYSLIQVRILVSIVESLQSILHGILNNKRGFQLDLFHTDELDEDGRMPIKLPFKELGVDPNHYPQLRNSLKMLASIPVEIPYKTAEGRKYTKATNLCDVYIPEDRSYNKYAILKLDHSVAERLVSLDFGYHRLGKQIVFACKNRYTQRIYMFIESWVDKGRTVIKTLEFRKMLRLENNYKKFSDFCRRVLDPAMQELKELAEKGFCDCHFEYEKKYDHGQRGGEPDELIFIIHRTKDKMNVQLQEMTQNQRRQFQQYLVQYFDFTPVNAQAMADRITAETYQEAVQKLMSLRDRFAKTFVKDKAAYTFKSLDEMLKSKEVPNTIVEEVE; encoded by the coding sequence ATGACAACAGATAAAACAGCCATTAGAAAGGTTACTCGTAAACGTGGAGCAAAAGCACAAAAAGCACCGTTGAAAAGTCGTACTATCTCGAATGACCTTATCCCTATAGAAGAAGAAACATGGCTTCTTCAGCCTATCGCTGTGACGATGATGCGTCATGATTATTCGCTCATTCAGGTGAGGATTCTGGTGTCTATTGTTGAGAGTTTGCAATCTATCTTACATGGTATTTTAAATAACAAACGAGGATTTCAGCTCGACTTATTCCACACTGATGAGTTGGATGAGGACGGACGTATGCCTATAAAACTGCCTTTCAAAGAATTAGGTGTCGACCCAAATCACTATCCTCAGTTGAGAAATTCACTGAAGATGCTTGCTTCTATTCCTGTAGAAATACCCTATAAGACAGCTGAAGGAAGAAAGTACACCAAGGCAACCAACCTTTGTGACGTATATATTCCAGAGGATCGCTCTTATAACAAATATGCTATTTTGAAGCTTGATCATAGTGTTGCAGAGCGTCTTGTATCGTTAGACTTCGGTTATCATCGCTTAGGCAAACAGATTGTCTTTGCATGTAAAAACCGCTACACCCAGCGTATCTATATGTTTATAGAGTCATGGGTGGACAAAGGTCGTACTGTTATTAAGACTTTGGAGTTCCGAAAGATGCTTCGTTTGGAGAACAACTATAAGAAGTTCTCAGACTTCTGTCGTCGTGTTCTTGACCCTGCCATGCAGGAATTAAAGGAGCTTGCAGAGAAAGGTTTCTGTGATTGTCACTTTGAGTATGAGAAGAAGTATGACCATGGCCAGCGTGGTGGTGAGCCAGATGAGCTTATCTTCATCATACACCGCACTAAGGATAAGATGAATGTACAATTGCAGGAAATGACACAGAACCAGCGTCGACAGTTCCAACAATACCTTGTACAATACTTTGACTTCACACCAGTAAATGCGCAAGCAATGGCTGATCGTATTACAGCCGAAACCTACCAGGAGGCTGTACAGAAGCTAATGAGCCTACGCGATCGTTTTGCAAAAACATTCGTTAAGGACAAAGCTGCCTATACTTTCAAGAGTCTTGATGAAATGTTGAAGTCGAAGGAAGTTCCCAACACCATAGTAGAGGAAGTGGAATAA
- a CDS encoding M3 family metallopeptidase: protein MIDNITGEKERINPFFLPYDTPHYTVPFNRITLADYEEAMMEGIRREDEQIEKIINNPDEPTFENTIIPEDEVKGRKHYYDLLSRVESVFFNMLSAETNDEMDALAQKMSPILTKHGNDVSLNPKIFERVKYVYEHHGELTPEENCLLEKSYEGFVRSGALLDEAGKDRLRKLTEEASMLSLQFSQNVLKENKAYTLHITDEQQLDGLPNTAREAAHEAAKEHGLDGWVFTLDAPSYGPFMMYSTQRDLRKDLYMARNTLCIKDNDTNNLELCKRLINLRREMAQLLGYNTFADYVMKHRMATKVENVYKLLNDLIEAYKPKAIEEREEVEALAKEEEGAAFKMEPWDLAYYSQLLKKKKYDLDPEMLRPYLELGNVIKGVFGLATRLYGITFKENKDIPVYHPDVKPFEVYDKDGSYLAVLYVDFHPRKGKRDGAWMTEFQGQWIERDGTNIRPHASLVMNFSKPTEDKPALLRLGEVETFLHEFGHSLHGIFANTRFESLSGTNVWWDFVELPSQFMENFAVEKEFLRTFAFHYQTGEPMPDELIEKVIASRNYGAATACLRQVSFGLLDMAYYTHKEEFTEDIISFEKKAWAPAIIDEQRMDTCMTVQFSHIMAGGYAAGYYSYKWAEVLDADAFSVFKKEGIFNQATAQRFRDNILSRGGTEHPMILYKRFRGQEPTIDALKARDGLTKGQ from the coding sequence ATGATAGATAATATAACAGGGGAGAAAGAGCGTATAAATCCTTTCTTCCTACCTTATGATACACCGCATTACACGGTACCTTTCAACCGTATTACTCTTGCTGATTATGAAGAGGCAATGATGGAAGGTATTCGCCGTGAGGACGAACAGATTGAGAAGATTATTAATAATCCTGATGAACCAACCTTTGAGAATACAATTATACCAGAGGATGAGGTTAAAGGACGTAAGCATTACTATGATCTTCTGAGTCGTGTGGAGAGTGTATTCTTTAATATGCTCAGTGCTGAAACAAATGATGAAATGGATGCTTTGGCACAGAAGATGAGTCCTATCCTCACTAAGCACGGTAATGATGTTAGTTTAAATCCTAAGATTTTCGAACGTGTCAAGTATGTTTATGAACATCATGGAGAGTTGACACCAGAGGAAAACTGTCTGTTGGAGAAAAGTTATGAAGGATTCGTGCGTAGTGGTGCCTTGTTGGATGAAGCAGGAAAGGACCGTTTGCGCAAGCTTACTGAGGAAGCCTCTATGCTATCACTGCAGTTCTCACAGAATGTTTTGAAGGAGAATAAAGCATATACTCTGCACATTACTGATGAGCAACAGCTTGATGGACTTCCAAATACAGCACGTGAAGCGGCACATGAAGCTGCAAAAGAGCATGGATTAGATGGCTGGGTATTTACTTTGGATGCCCCAAGTTATGGTCCTTTTATGATGTATAGTACTCAGCGTGATCTGCGTAAAGACCTCTATATGGCTCGCAACACGCTCTGTATAAAAGATAACGACACAAACAACCTTGAACTTTGTAAGCGTCTGATAAATCTTCGTAGGGAGATGGCGCAACTTCTTGGTTATAATACCTTTGCTGATTATGTGATGAAACATCGCATGGCTACGAAGGTTGAGAATGTGTATAAACTTCTGAATGACCTTATTGAGGCTTATAAACCAAAGGCTATTGAGGAGCGTGAAGAAGTAGAAGCTTTAGCTAAGGAAGAAGAGGGCGCAGCTTTTAAGATGGAGCCATGGGACTTAGCTTATTATAGTCAGTTGCTGAAGAAGAAGAAATACGACCTTGATCCCGAGATGCTTCGTCCTTATTTGGAGTTAGGCAATGTAATCAAGGGTGTCTTTGGCTTGGCTACACGTCTTTATGGTATTACCTTCAAAGAGAACAAGGATATACCTGTTTATCATCCAGATGTAAAACCGTTTGAGGTTTACGACAAGGATGGTAGCTATTTGGCTGTACTCTATGTTGACTTCCACCCACGTAAAGGAAAGCGTGATGGAGCATGGATGACAGAGTTCCAAGGTCAGTGGATTGAGCGTGATGGTACAAATATACGCCCACATGCCTCTCTTGTTATGAACTTCTCTAAGCCTACAGAGGATAAGCCTGCATTGTTAAGATTAGGTGAGGTTGAGACCTTCTTGCATGAGTTTGGTCATTCGCTTCACGGTATATTTGCTAACACACGTTTCGAGAGTCTATCAGGAACCAATGTTTGGTGGGACTTTGTAGAACTTCCTTCTCAGTTTATGGAGAACTTTGCTGTTGAGAAAGAATTCCTCCGTACCTTTGCTTTTCATTATCAGACAGGTGAACCAATGCCCGATGAGTTGATAGAAAAGGTAATAGCCAGCCGTAATTATGGAGCTGCAACAGCATGTTTGAGACAGGTAAGTTTCGGTCTCTTAGATATGGCTTATTACACACACAAAGAAGAGTTCACTGAGGATATCATCTCCTTTGAGAAGAAAGCATGGGCACCAGCAATTATTGATGAGCAACGTATGGATACATGTATGACTGTACAATTCTCTCATATTATGGCAGGAGGTTATGCTGCTGGCTATTATAGCTATAAGTGGGCAGAGGTCCTTGATGCTGATGCTTTCAGTGTATTTAAGAAAGAAGGAATCTTTAATCAAGCTACTGCACAGCGTTTCCGAGATAATATTCTCTCACGTGGTGGTACAGAACATCCTATGATTCTCTACAAACGTTTCCGTGGACAAGAGCCAACTATTGATGCGTTGAAAGCGAGAGATGGACTTACGAAAGGGCAGTAA
- a CDS encoding DUF6048 family protein gives MMVRKNIYLSLLLILNALFLLCPTTANAQRRSFLPKVKEDSIPFFRGAAVGVDLVGPAMRWLASYGQYEALLRVNLKDRYFPIVEVGVGQADKADETTGTNFKTSAPYGRVGCDFNMLKNKHDDYRFMVGGRVGYTSFKYDVLSPGLADPIWGTQSSYGALGNKGSQLWAELVGSVDAKILGPIRMGWSVRYKLRVAHKMGEIGEAWYVPGYGCGGSSQLGATFNVLFEL, from the coding sequence ATGATGGTACGAAAGAACATATACTTATCACTTTTACTAATCCTTAATGCATTATTCCTGTTGTGCCCAACTACAGCTAATGCACAACGCCGGTCATTCTTGCCAAAGGTAAAGGAGGATAGCATTCCTTTCTTTAGGGGGGCAGCAGTGGGTGTAGATCTTGTTGGACCTGCTATGCGTTGGCTTGCATCATACGGTCAGTATGAAGCTTTGCTACGAGTAAATCTCAAGGATAGATATTTTCCTATAGTTGAAGTTGGTGTGGGACAGGCTGATAAAGCCGATGAAACAACAGGAACGAACTTTAAGACGAGTGCACCTTATGGACGAGTGGGCTGCGACTTTAATATGCTTAAGAATAAGCATGACGATTATCGCTTCATGGTGGGTGGTAGAGTAGGCTACACTTCGTTTAAGTATGATGTTCTTAGTCCAGGACTTGCTGACCCTATTTGGGGAACACAATCCTCTTATGGTGCTCTTGGTAATAAGGGAAGTCAACTTTGGGCAGAACTCGTTGGTAGTGTTGATGCAAAGATTTTAGGCCCTATTCGTATGGGTTGGAGTGTTCGTTATAAACTCCGTGTAGCTCATAAGATGGGAGAAATAGGTGAAGCTTGGTATGTTCCTGGTTATGGTTGTGGTGGGTCATCACAGCTTGGTGCCACCTTTAATGTACTTTTTGAACTATAA
- a CDS encoding FAD:protein FMN transferase — translation MNKKKLYWQIPFLLVLIIGSIAIVRCQRSMPYQHNKGFIFGTVYNITYQSNEDLQPQIEAELKKVNQTFSTFEANSLISQINQNKPVKVNEMFREVFTLAESISKETDGAFDITVAPMVNMWGFGFKTGQHPSKQAIDSLHQVVGYHKVKLVGNTIQKTDKRVMLDCSAIAKGYGSDIVARFLRRNGIKNFMVEIGGEIVTMGNSEQRLPWKIGVTKPTDDSVKVNQEIQTVLNVTDKAMATSGNYRNFYYKGGKKYAHTIDPKTGYPVQHSLLSATVLAKNCATADAYATSFMVMGIEKARKLLERHPELMAYFIYSDAKGNLQVWYSPSMKGKVVK, via the coding sequence ATGAATAAGAAAAAACTATATTGGCAAATTCCTTTTCTTCTTGTGTTGATAATTGGTTCAATAGCTATTGTTCGTTGTCAGCGTTCAATGCCATATCAGCATAACAAGGGATTTATCTTTGGTACAGTTTATAATATTACCTATCAAAGCAATGAAGATCTTCAGCCGCAGATAGAAGCAGAATTGAAGAAGGTAAATCAGACCTTCTCTACTTTTGAAGCTAATTCGTTGATATCACAGATTAATCAAAACAAACCAGTGAAGGTGAATGAAATGTTTCGTGAAGTGTTTACACTCGCTGAGTCTATTTCTAAAGAGACTGATGGCGCTTTTGATATCACAGTTGCTCCAATGGTAAATATGTGGGGCTTTGGTTTTAAGACTGGTCAGCATCCTTCTAAGCAGGCTATAGATAGCTTGCATCAAGTTGTAGGATATCATAAGGTGAAGCTTGTTGGTAACACAATTCAGAAGACAGATAAGCGTGTTATGCTTGATTGTTCTGCAATTGCTAAGGGCTATGGCTCTGATATTGTTGCTCGTTTCTTACGTCGTAATGGTATTAAAAACTTTATGGTGGAGATTGGTGGTGAGATTGTTACGATGGGTAATAGTGAACAGCGTCTGCCTTGGAAGATTGGTGTTACAAAGCCAACGGATGATAGCGTGAAGGTTAATCAAGAGATACAGACGGTATTGAATGTTACGGATAAGGCTATGGCAACGAGTGGTAACTACCGTAATTTCTATTATAAAGGTGGAAAGAAATATGCTCATACCATTGATCCAAAGACTGGATATCCTGTACAGCATTCACTCCTTTCTGCAACTGTCTTAGCTAAAAACTGTGCTACAGCTGATGCTTATGCCACTTCGTTTATGGTGATGGGTATCGAGAAAGCACGTAAATTACTCGAACGTCATCCAGAGTTGATGGCTTACTTCATCTATTCTGATGCGAAAGGTAATTTGCAAGTATGGTATAGCCCTTCAATGAAAGGAAAAGTTGTTAAATAA